AAGCACGGCCTTGATGCCCAGAAGGAACGGTCCCTTGGCGGCCCAGTCTCTGGAGCTGCCACTTCCATAGTCCTTGCCAACAACCAGAACCAGAGGAGTGCCCTCACTTCGGTACTTCTCCGCCGCGTCGAAAATGTCCAACTCCTCGCCACTGGGAACGTGTAAAGTGGTGGGACCTGTTCTGGAGGCGAGCTTGTTGACGAGTCGAATGTTTGCAAAGGTTCCTCGAGCCATAACTGCATCGTTGCCACGCCTGGATCCGTAGGAATTAAAGTCTCGCGGCGTGAGCCCACGCTCCGCCAAGTAACGCGCTGCAGGAGACCTCCGAGCAATGGATCCCGCCGGCGAGATATGATCGGTGGTCACAGAGTCTCCCAGCAGGAGAAGACAACGGGCGTTAGCAATACTGCTCAGCTTAGGCAGCTCTCGCGTCATGCCCTCAAAAAAGGGAGGCCGCTTGATGTATGTAGATGCCTCACTCCAAGGATACAATTTTCCATCTGAAACCTGCAGCGTCTGCCAGTCCTGTGAGCCCAGCTGGATTTTGCCTGTTTGTGAgataatatatatatcattATGAAGTAATCCAAACGCTCTTAGTACTCACTGTAAACTTCCTGGAACATGGCTGGAATAACATGCTTTCGCTCCACATCTTGAATTTCAGATCGGGTAGGCCAGATGTCGCGGAGAAACACATTTTCGCCATTTGAATCCACTCCCAGCGGCTCTGTTTCAAAATCTATGTCCACTCGTCCGGCGATGGCATAGGCTATCACCAGCAGCGGACTAGCGAGGTAGTTGGCTCGCGTATTGGGATGGATGCGTCCTTCGAAATTCCGGTTGCCCGAAAGGACACCACAGCAAACCAATCCGTTCTTTTCGATGGTATTCACAACATTTTCATCCAGAGGACCAGAGTTTCCAATACAGGTCATGCACCCGTAGCCGACGATATCGAAGCCCAGTTTCTCCAACGACGCTGTCCGGGTACAGGATTTTCGAACCATCGGCTTCATTGCTCTCGAAAACTACACGCGCCAAGTACTCCAGGTTAACCTGATGCACTATGCCGGACCCAGGGGGCACGATCAGCATGTTGTCGAAGGCTCTGGCTCCCCACTTGAGGAATGTGAAGCGCTCTTTGTTGCGCTCAAACTCCAGGGACTGATTCTTGGACAGGGCATCCGAGGTGCGGGCGAAATCAACCTGCACGGAGTGGTCAATGACCAGGTCGGCGGGACAGACGGGATTGATTTTCTCGGGATTGCCGCCCAGCTGCCGGACGGCATCTCGCATGGCGGCAAAGTCTACCACGGCGGGGACACCAGTGAAATCcttaaaatatgtacattaCCCACAAGTCTGCATTAGGGAAAGTCTACTCCCCTACCTGTAGAATAACACGTGCCGGCTTGAACGACACCTCCACGTCATTGGCTCCTTGTTTCAGGCCAGGGGTCCATCCCAAAATGCTCTGCACGTCTTTTTCTAGAACGTGGAAGAGGTCGCAATTACGCACTGCGGATTCCAGCAGAACGCGAATAGAAAATGGAAGGGAATCTGTGGAAAGTCGAGGTAATAAAGATAGTTCCATGATTGTTGGGTCAGCCTTACCATATTTGCTGTCAATGGAGGGCAGGTCGAAGTATTTGTAGACGTTGCCGTCTTTGGTGAACGATTCCTCAAATTGAGCAAAAGGATTGGCGCCTGAAAAGGGTTTTAAATCAGCTAAATATCGTGTTATCTTCAATTAAAACCTACTGGAGGACATGATGGAGAATTGGACAAAAACAAGGCAATCAGTGTGGCCAGATGGTTAAAGCTACTCTACGACAAAGtacaccgaaaaaaaatttttgctgttttaaaataacaatacttttaattaattattaaaaatataataattattcattaaaagtcgaaagaaaagtttaaaatctgatatttaaaatacattaataCTTCGCGGTGGCCCTTACTGCTCCTTCTAATCATTTACCATATTTTGAAgggaaaatttgacaaaaaaattaaaatatattgtgtgtctggattttgatggaaattaatagagaatcgatctacaaatcgttcaagATATTCCACTTAAGAATCGGATtggaattggcaaagatatagccttcgcggTGGCCCGCACTGCACCTCCCACGTTCAAGATACGTGggatttttcatattttgaaggaatattttgaatattttcagaaaaatttacaaaaaatctaaaaaatattttattgttggattttgatggaaattaataaagaattgatctacaaatcgtttaagctattccgcctaagaatcggataggaattgggaaagatatagccttcaaGGTAGCCCTTACTGctcctcccatgcattttccatattttgaaggggtattattttgatatttttttcccctagaaaaatgaacaaaaaatctacaaaatgatttattgtttgtttaaggtattccgtttaagaaccCGATAGACACTGAAAAAGATGTACCCATAGGCGAGGGCAATATTGtagctccatgcatttttggaaatttctGAAGGGATTTGAAGATTCTCCAgatccaaaaatatttttcttagaGATAAAGAATCCCTCCTCTAATTTCAAGGCAATCTTTAAGACAATACAAAAACTGCATTCCTAGAAATTGAGTATCATTTTAAGGTTTATTTCGTAAGttcgaaattaaaattaatcgTGTGTGCTCTttttcatacatatatactttaacGTATATAACTGAACTCTATGGATTTCATAGTTTATCGTAATAGTTACAATTGTCTGCTTATTGTTATGTCACATATCATAGTTGTTAtgttattataaataattgtttAAGATTATCAACTATTTTCCCAAGATTAGCAAGCACAAACAAAGTTGCAGCAGGGATAACAAATCTGTTGTGGCTTGGCTTAGTTTTACAGGTAAATGCGGCGCAAGTCCTTCGGCGTGGTAATCGAATTACACTGGGGGCATAGCTTTCGAGCTCCCAGGGTTTGCAGCCAGCATTGCTCGCAGTGGACATGCCAGCAGGATACAGAAATGGCGGGGTTCTTGTAGTCGTCGATGCAAATTAGGCACTTGTACTTCCCCTGTGCCTGTTTTTCGTAGGCTCGCAGCTTGGCCTTTAGCGACTCGATGACCTGCAGTTGATTTTGGGAGGTAGAACGCGTTGAGCGAGAGGTGGATGGCTCCTCATTTGTTACTGGGTCTTGGGCGGCCGTGGAATTAGCTGCTTCTACATCAGAGCTGGTGGGCTTCGGCGCATCGTTGGAAGATATTAAGCTGCGCACGTAGCTGGTGACATCAACCTCGGAAACGTTTCCATCGGTATCCTCGTTGACCAGAGGTATCACATCACCCTCCCCATACTGCGTAGGCCCATATATATGAGTGTCGTCTTCGTCGACGTTGAGATCCTCATCTTCATCATCTTGCGCCTGACTGCCA
The Drosophila bipectinata strain 14024-0381.07 chromosome 3R, DbipHiC1v2, whole genome shotgun sequence DNA segment above includes these coding regions:
- the Irp-1A gene encoding LOW QUALITY PROTEIN: cytoplasmic aconitate hydratase (The sequence of the model RefSeq protein was modified relative to this genomic sequence to represent the inferred CDS: deleted 1 base in 1 codon) yields the protein MSSSANPFAQFEESFTKDGNVYKYFDLPSIDSKYDSLPFSIRVLLESAVRNCDLFHVLEKDVQSILGWTPGLKQGANDVEVSFKPARVILQDFTGVPAVVDFAAMRDAVRQLGGNPEKINPVCPADLVIDHSVQVDFARTSDALSKNQSLEFERNKERFTFLKWGARAFDNMLIVPPGSGIVHQVNLEYLARVVFESNEADGSKILYPDSVVEKLGFDIVGYGCMTCIGNSGPLDENVVNTIEKNGLVCCGVLSGNRNFEGRIHPNTRANYLASPLLVIAYAIAGRVDIDFETEPLGVDSNGENVFLRDIWPTRSEIQDVERKHVIPAMFQEVYSKIQLGSQDWQTLQVSDGKLYPWSEASTYIKRPPFFEGMTRELPKLSSIANARCLLLLGDSVTTDHISPAGSIARRSPAARYLAERGLTPRDFNSYGSRRGNDAVMARGTFANIRLVNKLASRTGPTTLHVPSGEELDIFDAAEKYRSEGTPLVLVVGKDYGSGSSRDWAAKGPFLLGIKAVLAESYERIHRSNLVGMGIIPLQFLPGQNAETLKLSGRETYNIDLPSDLKPGQRIQVEADGNVFDTTLRFDTEVDITYFKNGGILNYMIRKMLD